The following are encoded together in the Humulus lupulus chromosome 5, drHumLupu1.1, whole genome shotgun sequence genome:
- the LOC133779212 gene encoding uncharacterized protein LOC133779212, which produces MKYPLRAILHKPELSGRLTKWAVELSEYDITFQPRTAIKSQVLADFIADFSSDMQIQAEKEFLCLEQQSNTKWRLSVDGSSNNKGCRLEIVLTTPTGDIIQRSIRCEFKATNNEAEYEALIAGLDLARELNIKNIEVTSDSQLVVNQLNGTYKAKDPKMTACLEVVKEKVKHFSEFSIVQVPRLENDHADALANLGSTIQIKNEITIPVVYMQWPAVWKQPEQSTNTIDTQSWMTSIIEYLHHGTLSEDKNESRKLRTKAAKFTLSSGRLYKRSFTGPLLRSLNPAEAKYILTELHEGECGNHSGSRSLCNKALTTRNYWPTMRKYSVDFVKRCDKCQRFAQVSHMPPEKLHSTLTPWPFMKWGMDIVGKMPMVPGQRVFMLAVTDYFTKWVEAEAYAQVRDREVKSFI; this is translated from the coding sequence ATGAAATATCCACTCCGTGCCATACTACACAAACCAGAGCTCTCAGGAAGATTGACAAAATGGGCTGTAGAGCTCAGCGAATATGATATCACATTTCAACCAAGGACCGCAATCAAATCTCAAGTATTAGCTGACTTTATTGCAGACTTCTCTAGTGATATGCAGATTCAAGCGGAGAAGGAATTCTTATGtttggaacaacaatcaaataccAAATGGAGGTTGTCGGTTGATGGGTCAAGCAACAACAAAGGATGCAGACTTGAGATAGTGCTCACAACCCCAACTGGAGACATTATACAACGATCCATTAGGTGTGAATTCAAAGCtacaaacaatgaagcagaatatgaggcattGATAGCTGGACTTGACTTAGCAAGGGAATTGAATATAAAGAATATCGAAGTCACTTCGGACTCCCAGCTGGTGGTCAACCAACTCAATGGAACTTACAAAGCAAAAGACCCAAAAATGACAGCATGCTTGGAGGTAGTAAAAGAAAAGGTAAAACACTTCAGTGAATTTTCAATTGTTCAAGTTCCTAGATTAGAGAATGACCATGCAGATGCACTCGCAAACTTGGGCTCGACAATCCAAATTAAGAATGAGATTACAATCCCAGTAGTGTATATGCAATGGCCAGCTGTGTGGAAGCAACCAGAACAATCAACGAACACCATCGACACTCAATCTTGGATGACATCAATTATTGAGTACCTGCACCATGGTACTCTATCGGAGGACAAAAATGAGTCAAGAAAGCTAAGGACAAAGGCAGCTAAGTTCACCCTCAGCAGCGGTCGACTATACAAAAGATCATTCACTGGTCCTTTACTCAGGAGTTTGAATCCAGCTGAGGCAAAGTATATACTGACGGAGCTACATGAAGGCGAATGCGGAAACCATTCTGGATCAAGGAGCCTGTGTAACAAAGCCCTTACAACTAGGAACTATTGGCCAACAATGAGGAAATACTCAGTTGATTTTGTTaagaggtgcgacaagtgtcagaggtttGCTCAAGTGTCGCATATGCCACCTGAGAAACTCCATTCAACATTGACGCCATGGCCCTTCATGAAGTGGGGAATGGATATCGTAGGAAAGATGCCAATGGTGCCGGGACAAAGAGTATTTATGCTAGCAGTGactgattacttcaccaagtgggttgaggcagaaGCATATGCGCAAGTCAGGGACCGAGAAGTCAAGAGTTTTATCTAG
- the LOC133780447 gene encoding uncharacterized protein LOC133780447: MSFTMPSGPDALEKAKKAASKKKCHSLAVEPSINPVPSKSTAPSKAIDGGGSSKKPRVDFDEEEENISVIIPKNTCVYSNPLSIEGYVEALLCPRDETHLKEMGSIESSNDLVSGAYRMLSNVIDIRRDHQRLARENRDLRKSNTKLRSGLTKVDERLKASKELNEDLKRQLKDKESELVKEKKNSNDLCAQLEDIAVKPMWKARKELLTEFKEGKSKDWKVDEELELYVGMFEDEAGLVDGGSIGPRFCMGFPQDEDGGN; the protein is encoded by the exons ATGTCATTCACAATGCCTTCCGGTCCTGATGCCTTGGAAAAAGCCAAGAAGGCAGCGAGTAAGAAGAAATGTCATTCGTTGGCTGTAGAGCCATCAATAAACCCCGTGCCCTCAAAGAGTACTGCTCCTTCAAAGGCCATCGACGGGGGAGGATCAAGCAAGAAGCCTAGGGTTGATTTTGATGAGGAGGAAGAAAATATCTCTGTCATTATTCCAAAGAATACTTGTGTGTATTCAAACCCTTTGTCTATTGAGGGATATGTCGAAGCCCTCTTGTGTCCTCGTGATGAGACTCATTTGAAGGAAATGGGATCCATCGAGTCATCCAATGATTTGGTGTCTGGAGCCTATCGG ATGCTCTCTAATGTGATTGATATTCGTCGAGACCATCAACGCCTCGCAAGGGAAAACCGTGATCTTAGAAAGTCCAACACCAAGCTTCGGTCGGGTCTTACGAAAGTTGATGAGAGGCTTAAGGCAAGTAAGGAATTAAACGAAGACTTGAAGAGGCAATTAAAGGATAAAGAGAGCGAACTAGTTAAGGAGAAGAAGAATTCCAATGATTTATGTGCTCAGCTGGAGGACATTGCGGTGAAGCCCATGTGGAAAGCTCGTAAAGAACTATTAACAGAGTTCAAAGAAGGCAAGTCTAAGGATTGGAAGGTAGATGAAGAGTTGGAACTCTACGTTGGTATGTTTGAGGATGAGGCTGGCCTTGTCGATGGGGGGTCTATTGGTCCTAGGTTTTGTATGGGTTTTCCTCAAGATGAGGATGGGGGCAACTAG